From Daucus carota subsp. sativus chromosome 6, DH1 v3.0, whole genome shotgun sequence, the proteins below share one genomic window:
- the LOC108224658 gene encoding uncharacterized protein LOC108224658 isoform X1, whose amino-acid sequence MGLDYFVIILTKFFSFVSWPPFAMVYPLYASIRAVESNQHYQQCLAYWVLFSITTILELPLTKLLLWFPFWPYAKGLAALLLVTPYFSGASYIYMHYIRPCIFDTTQVNSIMITSETKSSMLYENNGFVDSAEEQIEGETERVKLVVHETAQDNSSSRYYTEEISQAWTGNLMKVQKEWSCAICLVNTARRKDLESHMRGRKHKFRVDELRKVELVTDKTAKINVTTGIKSKVLFQNFNQKLTGLLNPVVRSVRWCIWRKPELGCLKLNTDGYIDKDGSGFGGLFRNYKGDPICAYASKASHDDIFMVELWAIWRGLVLALSLKIDTIWIESDSLSVVNTINRKQPHGPKPSDCLNHIWKMLEKIDRYQVTHTWREANRAADYVAKMNSTGTDVVISPSDFPDALRKIIEDDAQGTWYGRH is encoded by the exons ATGGGCTTGGACTATTTTGTGATCATATTGACTAAATTCTTCAGTTTTGTTTCATG GCCTCCTTTTGCAATGGTGTATCCTTT GTATGCCTCGATTCGGGCGGTGGAGAGCAATCAGCACTATCAGCAATGTCTGGCCTACTGGGTTTTGTTTTCGATTACCACCATTTTGGAGTTGCCTTTGACAAAGCTTCTACTGTg GTTTCCCTTTTGGCCTTATGCCAAAGGATTAGCAGCTTTGTTACTGGTGACGCCCTATTTCTCTGGAGCTTCATACATATACATGCACTATATAAGGCCCTGCATCTTTGATACAACACAAGTAAACAGTATCATGATCACTTCAGAAACAAAAAGTTCCATGCTGTATGAAAATAATGGATTTGTTGATTCAGCAGAGGAACAAATTGAAGGAGAGACAGAACGGGTAAAACTCGTTGTTCATGAG ACTGCACAGGATAATTCAAGCTCTAGATATTATACGGAGGAAATATCTCAGGCATGGACAGGAAATTTAATGAAAGTTCAGAAGGAGTGGAGCTGCGCGATTTGTCTTGTCAACACCGCCAGAAGAAAAGATCTGGAAAGTCATATGCGTGGCAGGAAGCACAAGTTTAGAGTAGACGAGCTTAGAAAAGTTGAACTGGTGACAGATAAAACAGCTAAAATTAATGTAACAACTGGAATTAAAAGCAAGGTTTTATTTCAGAACTTCAACCAAAAACTGACTGGTCTGCTAAATCCAGTTGTGAGGTCAGTTAGATGGTGTATATGGAGAAAGCCTGAACTTGGATGCCTGAAATTAAATACTGATGGATATATAGACAAAGACGGTTCTGGTTTTGGCGGTCTATTCCGTAATTACAAGGGCGACCCCATATGTGCTTATGCCTCCAAAGCTTCTCATGATGATATTTTCATGGTTGAGCTATGGGCTATATGGAGAGGACTTGTTCTGGCCTTGAGTTTGAAAATAGATACAATATGGATTGAATCCGACTCGTTGAGTGTGGTAAATACCATCAACAGGAAGCAGCCTCATGGTCCAAAGCCAAGTGATTGTTTGAATCACATTTGGAAAATGTTGGAGAAAATCGACAGATACCAAGTTACTCACACATGGCGTGAAGCTAACAGAGCTGCTGATTATGTAGCTAAGATGAATTCTACGGGAACTGATGTCGTAATCTCGCCAAGTGATTTTCCAGATGCCCTTCGCAAAATTATCGAGGATGATGCTCAAGGAACTTGGTATGGCAGACACTAG
- the LOC108224658 gene encoding uncharacterized protein LOC108224658 isoform X3, whose translation MGLDYFVIILTKFFSFVSWPPFAMVYPLYASIRAVESNQHYQQCLAYWVLFSITTILELPLTKLLLWFPFWPYAKGLAALLLVTPYFSGASYIYMHYIRPCIFDTTQVNSIMITSETKSSMLYENNGFVDSAEEQIEGETERTAQDNSSSRYYTEEISQAWTGNLMKVQKEWSCAICLVNTARRKDLESHMRGRKHKFRVDELRKVELVTDKTAKINVTTGIKSKVLFQNFNQKLTGLLNPVVRSVRWCIWRKPELGCLKLNTDGYIDKDGSGFGGLFRNYKGDPICAYASKASHDDIFMVELWAIWRGLVLALSLKIDTIWIESDSLSVVNTINRKQPHGPKPSDCLNHIWKMLEKIDRYQVTHTWREANRAADYVAKMNSTGTDVVISPSDFPDALRKIIEDDAQGTWYGRH comes from the exons ATGGGCTTGGACTATTTTGTGATCATATTGACTAAATTCTTCAGTTTTGTTTCATG GCCTCCTTTTGCAATGGTGTATCCTTT GTATGCCTCGATTCGGGCGGTGGAGAGCAATCAGCACTATCAGCAATGTCTGGCCTACTGGGTTTTGTTTTCGATTACCACCATTTTGGAGTTGCCTTTGACAAAGCTTCTACTGTg GTTTCCCTTTTGGCCTTATGCCAAAGGATTAGCAGCTTTGTTACTGGTGACGCCCTATTTCTCTGGAGCTTCATACATATACATGCACTATATAAGGCCCTGCATCTTTGATACAACACAAGTAAACAGTATCATGATCACTTCAGAAACAAAAAGTTCCATGCTGTATGAAAATAATGGATTTGTTGATTCAGCAGAGGAACAAATTGAAGGAGAGACAGAACGG ACTGCACAGGATAATTCAAGCTCTAGATATTATACGGAGGAAATATCTCAGGCATGGACAGGAAATTTAATGAAAGTTCAGAAGGAGTGGAGCTGCGCGATTTGTCTTGTCAACACCGCCAGAAGAAAAGATCTGGAAAGTCATATGCGTGGCAGGAAGCACAAGTTTAGAGTAGACGAGCTTAGAAAAGTTGAACTGGTGACAGATAAAACAGCTAAAATTAATGTAACAACTGGAATTAAAAGCAAGGTTTTATTTCAGAACTTCAACCAAAAACTGACTGGTCTGCTAAATCCAGTTGTGAGGTCAGTTAGATGGTGTATATGGAGAAAGCCTGAACTTGGATGCCTGAAATTAAATACTGATGGATATATAGACAAAGACGGTTCTGGTTTTGGCGGTCTATTCCGTAATTACAAGGGCGACCCCATATGTGCTTATGCCTCCAAAGCTTCTCATGATGATATTTTCATGGTTGAGCTATGGGCTATATGGAGAGGACTTGTTCTGGCCTTGAGTTTGAAAATAGATACAATATGGATTGAATCCGACTCGTTGAGTGTGGTAAATACCATCAACAGGAAGCAGCCTCATGGTCCAAAGCCAAGTGATTGTTTGAATCACATTTGGAAAATGTTGGAGAAAATCGACAGATACCAAGTTACTCACACATGGCGTGAAGCTAACAGAGCTGCTGATTATGTAGCTAAGATGAATTCTACGGGAACTGATGTCGTAATCTCGCCAAGTGATTTTCCAGATGCCCTTCGCAAAATTATCGAGGATGATGCTCAAGGAACTTGGTATGGCAGACACTAG
- the LOC108224658 gene encoding uncharacterized protein LOC108224658 isoform X2, with protein MIVYVIGLISFCRPPFAMVYPLYASIRAVESNQHYQQCLAYWVLFSITTILELPLTKLLLWFPFWPYAKGLAALLLVTPYFSGASYIYMHYIRPCIFDTTQVNSIMITSETKSSMLYENNGFVDSAEEQIEGETERVKLVVHETAQDNSSSRYYTEEISQAWTGNLMKVQKEWSCAICLVNTARRKDLESHMRGRKHKFRVDELRKVELVTDKTAKINVTTGIKSKVLFQNFNQKLTGLLNPVVRSVRWCIWRKPELGCLKLNTDGYIDKDGSGFGGLFRNYKGDPICAYASKASHDDIFMVELWAIWRGLVLALSLKIDTIWIESDSLSVVNTINRKQPHGPKPSDCLNHIWKMLEKIDRYQVTHTWREANRAADYVAKMNSTGTDVVISPSDFPDALRKIIEDDAQGTWYGRH; from the exons ATGATTGTATATGTAATTGGGTTGATTTCATTTTGTAGGCCTCCTTTTGCAATGGTGTATCCTTT GTATGCCTCGATTCGGGCGGTGGAGAGCAATCAGCACTATCAGCAATGTCTGGCCTACTGGGTTTTGTTTTCGATTACCACCATTTTGGAGTTGCCTTTGACAAAGCTTCTACTGTg GTTTCCCTTTTGGCCTTATGCCAAAGGATTAGCAGCTTTGTTACTGGTGACGCCCTATTTCTCTGGAGCTTCATACATATACATGCACTATATAAGGCCCTGCATCTTTGATACAACACAAGTAAACAGTATCATGATCACTTCAGAAACAAAAAGTTCCATGCTGTATGAAAATAATGGATTTGTTGATTCAGCAGAGGAACAAATTGAAGGAGAGACAGAACGGGTAAAACTCGTTGTTCATGAG ACTGCACAGGATAATTCAAGCTCTAGATATTATACGGAGGAAATATCTCAGGCATGGACAGGAAATTTAATGAAAGTTCAGAAGGAGTGGAGCTGCGCGATTTGTCTTGTCAACACCGCCAGAAGAAAAGATCTGGAAAGTCATATGCGTGGCAGGAAGCACAAGTTTAGAGTAGACGAGCTTAGAAAAGTTGAACTGGTGACAGATAAAACAGCTAAAATTAATGTAACAACTGGAATTAAAAGCAAGGTTTTATTTCAGAACTTCAACCAAAAACTGACTGGTCTGCTAAATCCAGTTGTGAGGTCAGTTAGATGGTGTATATGGAGAAAGCCTGAACTTGGATGCCTGAAATTAAATACTGATGGATATATAGACAAAGACGGTTCTGGTTTTGGCGGTCTATTCCGTAATTACAAGGGCGACCCCATATGTGCTTATGCCTCCAAAGCTTCTCATGATGATATTTTCATGGTTGAGCTATGGGCTATATGGAGAGGACTTGTTCTGGCCTTGAGTTTGAAAATAGATACAATATGGATTGAATCCGACTCGTTGAGTGTGGTAAATACCATCAACAGGAAGCAGCCTCATGGTCCAAAGCCAAGTGATTGTTTGAATCACATTTGGAAAATGTTGGAGAAAATCGACAGATACCAAGTTACTCACACATGGCGTGAAGCTAACAGAGCTGCTGATTATGTAGCTAAGATGAATTCTACGGGAACTGATGTCGTAATCTCGCCAAGTGATTTTCCAGATGCCCTTCGCAAAATTATCGAGGATGATGCTCAAGGAACTTGGTATGGCAGACACTAG